A region from the Hypericibacter adhaerens genome encodes:
- a CDS encoding patatin-like protein yields MKEKELRLALVCYGGISLAVYMHGITKEVLKLARASRLFHSNPDRTHREETRFEDLKGKIPDEVDSEEIYFDLLKAIGRTLDLRVVVDSIAGASAGGINGVILARALAHDLSIDHMRAAWIDEADVVRLTAPSHLAKPWSKFILHPFLWVAYRMPRFALSRDREIRTKLSIFLRSRWFKPPFDGQHFLGLLFDAMKAMRKPEHAGDRSSLLPVGHGLDLSVTLTDFFGYSRPIAINSPAVIKEREHSHLLRFRYTRWDDGTEVSDLGDDNLPALAFAARATSSFPGAFPPTQLKDLDAFVRERNETWPMRAQFLAANFLDYANLDQAPFRTSFLDGSVVDNKPFAPVVESIRNKPAYRNVDRRIVYIDPDPEPPPPPPGGEKPGFISTLKAALSDIPRNEPVYDDLAWVSRFNQSIKRMRSVLDAARPEIVRLVSIVTREEPITADFENTIRRWRDAANGVAAREAHYAYQVYARLKMAELVENLGRQLKLVCGIDMASPLAPAVPPALAHWLEQEGARLPDGAIPLAGGREPGDKRPAWIRFLGAYDIDFRRRRLSFLIRGLNRLYGQLDTPVLAGVTSEQLDTLKAQFYKPLHQLRRYASGDLDGLPMAKAMRELIEGTDAASFPIDAVMRRLAEGLNLPAVDAYIDGVLAEVVRGNWSAALHRELIVHYVGFAFWDVLTFPIAEWRDIEEHEEVRVDRISPEDAVSLSGGGATVLQGIAFGHFGGFFSRPHRENDYLWGRLHGAERMIDIVYDAARREHAADSIDILAVKRAVFRAILATEAKYLTSVSAQLDALAEKAELLNR; encoded by the coding sequence GTGAAGGAAAAAGAGCTTCGTCTGGCGCTGGTCTGCTATGGCGGCATCTCGCTCGCCGTCTATATGCACGGCATCACCAAGGAGGTGCTGAAGCTCGCCCGCGCCTCGCGGCTGTTCCATTCCAACCCGGACCGCACCCATCGCGAGGAGACCCGCTTCGAGGATCTGAAGGGCAAGATTCCGGACGAGGTCGACAGCGAGGAAATCTATTTCGATCTGCTCAAGGCGATCGGCCGGACGCTCGATCTGCGCGTGGTGGTGGACAGCATCGCCGGCGCCTCGGCCGGCGGCATCAACGGGGTGATCCTGGCGCGGGCCCTGGCGCATGACCTCTCGATCGACCATATGCGCGCCGCCTGGATCGACGAGGCCGACGTCGTGCGGCTGACGGCACCCAGTCATCTCGCCAAGCCCTGGAGCAAGTTCATCCTCCATCCCTTCCTCTGGGTCGCCTACCGGATGCCGCGTTTCGCCCTCAGCAGGGATCGCGAGATCCGCACCAAGCTCTCGATCTTCCTGCGCTCGCGCTGGTTCAAGCCGCCCTTCGACGGGCAGCATTTCCTGGGCCTGCTGTTCGACGCGATGAAGGCGATGCGCAAGCCTGAGCATGCGGGCGACCGCAGCTCGCTGCTGCCCGTCGGCCACGGGCTCGATCTCTCGGTGACCCTGACGGACTTCTTCGGCTATTCGCGGCCCATTGCCATCAACAGCCCGGCCGTGATCAAGGAGCGCGAGCACAGCCATCTACTGCGCTTCCGCTATACGCGCTGGGACGACGGCACGGAGGTCTCGGATCTCGGCGACGACAATCTCCCTGCCTTGGCCTTCGCCGCCCGCGCGACCTCCTCGTTCCCGGGCGCCTTTCCGCCGACCCAGCTCAAGGACCTCGACGCCTTCGTGCGGGAGCGCAACGAGACCTGGCCGATGCGGGCCCAGTTCCTCGCCGCCAACTTTCTCGACTACGCCAATCTCGATCAGGCGCCGTTCCGCACCTCCTTCCTCGACGGCAGCGTGGTCGACAACAAGCCGTTCGCACCGGTGGTGGAATCGATCCGCAACAAGCCGGCCTATCGCAATGTCGACCGGCGCATCGTCTATATCGATCCCGACCCCGAGCCGCCGCCGCCGCCGCCCGGCGGCGAGAAGCCGGGTTTCATTTCCACGCTCAAGGCGGCGCTCTCCGACATACCCCGCAACGAGCCGGTCTATGACGACCTCGCCTGGGTGAGCCGCTTCAACCAGAGCATCAAGCGGATGCGCAGCGTGCTCGACGCCGCGCGTCCGGAGATCGTGCGGCTGGTGTCGATCGTGACTCGCGAGGAGCCAATCACGGCCGACTTCGAGAACACCATCCGGCGCTGGAGGGATGCCGCGAACGGTGTCGCCGCGCGCGAGGCGCATTACGCCTATCAGGTCTATGCGCGCCTCAAGATGGCCGAGCTGGTCGAGAATCTGGGCCGCCAGCTCAAGCTCGTCTGCGGCATCGACATGGCCTCGCCCTTGGCGCCGGCGGTGCCTCCGGCGCTGGCTCATTGGCTCGAGCAGGAAGGCGCCCGGCTCCCCGACGGCGCCATTCCGCTCGCCGGCGGGCGCGAGCCCGGCGACAAGCGGCCGGCCTGGATTCGCTTCCTCGGCGCCTACGACATCGACTTCCGGCGTCGGCGCCTGTCCTTCCTCATTCGCGGCCTGAACCGGCTTTATGGACAGCTCGATACGCCGGTGCTGGCGGGCGTGACCTCGGAACAGCTCGATACGCTGAAGGCGCAGTTCTACAAGCCCCTGCATCAGCTCCGGCGCTATGCGAGCGGCGATCTCGACGGGCTGCCCATGGCGAAGGCGATGCGCGAGCTGATCGAGGGGACCGACGCCGCCTCGTTCCCGATCGACGCGGTGATGCGGCGCCTGGCCGAAGGGCTCAACCTGCCGGCGGTCGACGCCTATATCGACGGCGTGCTGGCCGAGGTGGTGCGCGGCAACTGGTCGGCGGCGCTTCATCGCGAGCTGATCGTGCATTATGTCGGCTTCGCCTTCTGGGACGTGCTGACCTTCCCGATCGCCGAATGGCGCGACATCGAAGAGCATGAGGAGGTGCGCGTCGACCGCATCAGCCCGGAGGACGCCGTGAGCCTCTCGGGCGGGGGAGCCACGGTGCTGCAAGGCATCGCTTTCGGTCATTTCGGCGGCTTCTTCAGCCGGCCGCATCGCGAGAACGACTATCTCTGGGGAAGGCTGCATGGCGCCGAGCGGATGATCGACATCGTCTATGACGCCGCCCGGCGCGAGCACGCCGCGGATTCGATCGACATCCTGGCCGTGAAGCGCGCGGTCTTCCGCGCGATCCTCGCGACCGAAGCCAAATATCTGACTTCCGTCAGTGCCCAGCTCGATGCGCTCGCCGAGAAGGCGGAGCTGCTCAATCGCTGA
- a CDS encoding trimethylamine methyltransferase family protein has translation MSGVEEQTAGAGERRRSRGGAEARRAARTALKIEQFPYIVRKIPLVTVLDEEGLSIIERNADTILQEVGIEFRDEPEAVKLWQGAGADVKGTRIRFPRGLCRSIVQKSAPREYIQYARNPERNVRIGGDATVFAPVYGPPFIRSLDEGRRYATIEDFRNFVKLAYMSPAIHHSGGTVCEPVDLPVNKRHLDMVYSHIKYSDKPFMGSVTAPERAADTVELARILFGADFVAKNTVITSLINANSPMVWDGTMLGAMKVYARANQACITTPFILAGAMSPVTAAGTLAQVLAEVLSGAATCQLYNPGAPVIFGVFASSISMQSGAPTFGTPEPTLVSIAAAQLARRLGIPFRTGGSLCGSKIPDAQAAYESAQTLLPTLQCGTNFVLHGAGWLEGGLASGYEKFIMDADQLGMMQVLAKNIDLSENGQALDAIREVGPGTHFLGCSHTQANFETAFYRSSIADNNSFEQWEAEGAQDAAQRANKLWKRLLREYEAPPLDPAIDEALQAYIAKRKAASPDSNV, from the coding sequence ATGTCGGGCGTTGAAGAGCAGACGGCGGGTGCGGGTGAGCGGCGGCGGTCGCGCGGCGGCGCCGAGGCGCGGCGCGCGGCGCGCACGGCGCTCAAGATCGAGCAGTTCCCCTATATCGTCCGCAAGATCCCGCTGGTGACCGTGCTGGACGAGGAGGGGCTCTCCATCATCGAGCGCAACGCCGACACCATTCTGCAGGAAGTCGGCATCGAGTTCCGCGACGAGCCCGAGGCGGTCAAGCTCTGGCAGGGCGCCGGGGCCGACGTGAAGGGCACCCGCATCCGCTTTCCCCGCGGCCTTTGCCGCTCCATCGTGCAGAAGTCGGCGCCGCGCGAATATATCCAATACGCCCGCAATCCCGAGCGCAACGTGAGGATCGGCGGCGACGCCACCGTCTTCGCCCCGGTCTATGGCCCGCCCTTCATCCGCTCGCTCGACGAGGGACGGCGCTACGCCACGATCGAGGATTTCCGCAATTTCGTGAAGCTCGCCTACATGTCGCCCGCGATCCACCATTCGGGCGGCACGGTCTGCGAGCCGGTGGACCTGCCGGTGAACAAGCGTCACCTCGACATGGTCTATAGCCACATCAAATATTCCGACAAGCCCTTCATGGGCTCGGTCACGGCGCCCGAGCGCGCGGCCGACACGGTGGAACTGGCGCGCATCCTGTTCGGCGCCGATTTCGTGGCGAAGAACACGGTCATCACCTCGCTCATCAACGCCAACTCGCCGATGGTGTGGGACGGCACGATGCTGGGGGCGATGAAGGTCTATGCGCGGGCGAACCAGGCCTGCATCACCACCCCCTTCATCCTGGCGGGCGCCATGAGCCCGGTGACGGCGGCGGGCACGCTGGCCCAGGTGCTGGCCGAGGTGCTGAGCGGTGCCGCGACCTGCCAGCTCTACAATCCGGGCGCGCCCGTGATCTTCGGCGTGTTCGCGAGCTCGATCTCGATGCAGTCGGGCGCTCCCACCTTCGGCACGCCCGAGCCCACTCTCGTCAGCATCGCCGCCGCCCAGCTCGCACGCCGGCTGGGGATTCCCTTCCGCACCGGCGGCTCGCTCTGCGGCTCCAAGATCCCGGATGCCCAGGCGGCCTATGAGAGCGCCCAGACTCTGCTGCCGACGCTCCAGTGCGGCACCAATTTCGTGCTCCATGGCGCGGGCTGGCTCGAGGGCGGCCTCGCCTCGGGCTACGAGAAGTTCATCATGGATGCCGACCAGCTCGGCATGATGCAGGTGCTGGCGAAGAACATCGATCTCTCGGAGAACGGCCAGGCGCTCGACGCCATCCGCGAGGTCGGGCCCGGGACCCATTTCCTCGGCTGCAGCCATACCCAGGCCAATTTCGAGACCGCCTTCTATCGCTCCTCGATCGCCGACAACAACAGCTTCGAGCAGTGGGAGGCCGAGGGCGCCCAGGACGCGGCCCAGCGCGCCAACAAGCTGTGGAAGCGTCTGTTGCGGGAGTATGAAGCCCCGCCGCTCGACCCCGCCATCGACGAGGCCCTTCAGGCCTATATCGCCAAGCGCAAGGCCGCATCGCCGGATTCGAACGTGTGA
- a CDS encoding sarcosine oxidase subunit gamma, with protein MVEPYLRRSPLAHLGLRARAASQTGVVAEAEVLLGERPHRCQINLRGNAADPAFLDAVRQATGLDLPQLPNSVARGNELRALWLGPNEWLVIGPAGRETDLVRSLRTSLLGQHAAVTDVSEARTCILVAGAKARELLARGISLDLHPRVFGPGRCGQTGMAGANIIIEQIDDRPGFEIAVLNSFADHLWRWLERAGEDYRIAVAGD; from the coding sequence ATGGTTGAGCCCTATCTGCGCCGCTCGCCGCTGGCCCATCTGGGCCTGCGCGCCCGCGCCGCCTCGCAGACCGGTGTCGTCGCCGAGGCGGAGGTCCTGCTAGGCGAACGTCCCCATCGCTGCCAGATCAACCTGCGCGGAAACGCCGCCGATCCCGCGTTCCTCGATGCCGTCCGGCAGGCGACGGGCCTCGACCTGCCCCAGCTTCCCAACAGCGTCGCGCGCGGCAACGAGCTCCGTGCGCTCTGGCTCGGCCCCAACGAGTGGCTCGTCATCGGCCCCGCCGGCCGCGAGACCGATCTCGTCCGCAGCCTGCGCACCAGCCTGCTCGGCCAGCATGCCGCTGTCACCGATGTGAGCGAGGCGCGGACCTGCATCCTGGTCGCCGGTGCCAAGGCGCGCGAGCTGCTCGCCCGCGGCATCAGCCTCGATCTTCATCCGCGCGTCTTCGGCCCCGGCCGCTGCGGCCAGACCGGCATGGCCGGCGCCAACATCATCATCGAGCAAATAGACGACCGCCCCGGCTTCGAGATCGCGGTGCTCAACAGCTTCGCCGACCATCTCTGGCGCTGGCTGGAGCGGGCCGGCGAGGATTACCGGATCGCCGTGGCAGGCGACTGA